From Calditrichota bacterium, one genomic window encodes:
- a CDS encoding 2-oxoglutarate dehydrogenase E1 component: MDKYSYINNAHPQYVDQMYQEYLKDPESVDESWRMFFTGYEYGQNGEDTETILDDKITTKRALKELSVINLINAYRTRGHLFTKTNPVRERRPYKPNLDLENFHLKESDLDTVFEAGAELNIGPAKLRDILSHLDETYCSSIGAEYMFIRVPEKQQWLKQRMELTKNKTVCTVDEKRRILRKLNEAVVFERFLHTKYVGQKRFSLQGGETLIPGLDAIIEYGAQLGLEEIVIGTAHRGRLNILANTLQKHYEDIFSEFEGEGHADSVFSGDVKYHLGYTSMVETTSGKKIKVGMAPNPSHLEVANPIVAGMVKGKLDDEYHGNEDKIAPIMIHGDAAIAGQGVVYELIQMSLLDGYRTGGTIHIVINNQIGFTTNYLQGRSSTYCTDVAKVTLSPVFHVNADDVEAVVLTVKMALEYRQKFHTDVFIDLLGYRRYGHNEGDEPRFTQPKLYATIAKHPDPREIYNQKLMAAEGFEKDLAKEMEKEFKSMLQAKLEEVRAEDEEQEKSGDVDFEFSCDWRSDELGNRYYPIPLTFFPEKKLKDIGKRIFTLPDSYNLINKARKLYKDRLDKIESGVDLDWATAEFLAYASILEEGHPIRLSGQDSERGTFSHRHAILRDEKTEELYLPLNHVSNEQAPCRIFNSLLSEYGEMGFEYGYAASTPHGLTIWEAQFGDFFNGAQIVIDQFLSSAEAKWQRNNGLVLFLPHGYEGQGPEHSNARIERFLQLSANDNWRIAVPSSPASMFHLLRTQVKYPFHTPLIIFTPKSLLRHPECVNDLKTLAEGKFQPVIDDDSAQAKNVKRIIFCSGKVYYDLKAYKTQNKRKDVAIVRTELLYPFPEKEIADILKKYKNAENILYVQEEPENYGAWPFFKNWFGIDGLKGVYRKAGAAPATGFHKQHAVEQNEIVQKAFSD; the protein is encoded by the coding sequence ATGGATAAATATTCATATATAAATAATGCACATCCACAATATGTTGACCAGATGTATCAGGAATACCTGAAAGACCCTGAATCTGTTGATGAAAGCTGGCGTATGTTTTTCACCGGTTATGAATACGGCCAGAACGGTGAAGACACAGAAACAATTCTTGATGATAAAATAACTACCAAAAGAGCCTTAAAAGAACTTTCTGTAATTAACCTGATCAACGCCTACCGTACACGGGGACATCTTTTTACAAAGACTAATCCTGTCCGGGAGAGAAGGCCATATAAACCAAATCTTGATCTTGAAAACTTTCATTTAAAAGAAAGTGATCTTGATACTGTTTTTGAAGCCGGCGCAGAATTAAATATTGGTCCAGCCAAATTGCGTGATATTTTAAGCCATTTAGATGAAACATATTGTAGTTCTATCGGAGCTGAGTACATGTTCATCCGTGTGCCGGAAAAGCAGCAATGGCTAAAACAGCGGATGGAACTGACTAAAAATAAAACGGTCTGCACAGTTGATGAAAAAAGACGAATATTACGAAAATTAAATGAAGCTGTTGTTTTTGAAAGGTTCCTGCATACAAAATATGTCGGCCAAAAGCGGTTTTCACTTCAAGGTGGAGAAACACTTATTCCCGGATTGGATGCGATTATTGAATATGGTGCACAACTTGGTCTGGAAGAAATTGTAATCGGAACAGCGCATAGGGGACGTCTGAACATTTTAGCCAACACACTCCAAAAACACTACGAAGATATTTTTAGTGAATTTGAAGGCGAAGGGCATGCAGATTCTGTTTTTTCCGGGGATGTAAAATATCACCTTGGTTACACCAGCATGGTAGAAACAACATCTGGGAAAAAAATAAAAGTTGGCATGGCACCTAATCCTTCACATCTTGAGGTTGCTAACCCAATTGTTGCAGGAATGGTTAAAGGCAAACTTGATGATGAGTATCATGGAAATGAAGATAAAATCGCACCAATTATGATACATGGCGATGCAGCAATTGCCGGGCAAGGTGTAGTTTACGAATTGATCCAAATGTCCCTTTTAGATGGTTATCGAACCGGCGGTACAATCCACATTGTTATCAATAATCAAATTGGTTTTACAACAAATTATTTGCAGGGCCGCTCCAGCACCTATTGTACAGATGTGGCAAAAGTAACTCTTTCACCTGTTTTTCATGTAAATGCAGATGATGTTGAAGCGGTAGTGTTGACAGTCAAAATGGCCCTTGAGTATCGCCAAAAATTCCACACAGATGTATTTATTGATTTACTTGGATATCGCCGTTATGGCCATAATGAAGGTGATGAACCAAGGTTTACACAACCAAAACTTTACGCCACGATCGCAAAGCATCCTGATCCGCGGGAAATATATAATCAAAAATTAATGGCTGCAGAAGGTTTTGAAAAAGACCTGGCTAAGGAAATGGAAAAAGAGTTCAAATCAATGCTGCAAGCCAAACTGGAAGAGGTTCGCGCAGAGGATGAAGAACAGGAAAAATCCGGTGATGTGGATTTTGAATTTTCTTGTGATTGGCGTAGTGATGAACTTGGAAACCGTTATTATCCGATCCCATTAACCTTCTTTCCTGAAAAGAAACTAAAAGATATTGGAAAACGAATTTTCACTTTGCCGGACAGCTACAATCTGATCAACAAAGCACGAAAACTTTACAAAGACCGTTTGGATAAAATTGAATCCGGGGTCGATCTGGATTGGGCCACGGCTGAGTTTTTGGCTTATGCATCAATTTTGGAAGAAGGGCATCCAATACGTTTAAGCGGGCAGGATTCTGAACGTGGTACGTTTTCTCACAGGCATGCAATACTTCGTGACGAAAAAACAGAAGAACTTTACCTACCACTGAACCATGTCAGCAATGAACAAGCACCATGCAGGATTTTTAACAGTCTTTTATCAGAATATGGCGAAATGGGTTTTGAGTACGGCTATGCTGCTTCAACGCCACACGGGCTGACAATTTGGGAAGCACAATTTGGAGATTTCTTTAACGGGGCACAGATTGTAATCGATCAGTTCCTTTCATCTGCAGAAGCAAAATGGCAGCGAAATAATGGTTTGGTTCTATTTCTTCCACACGGTTATGAAGGGCAGGGGCCGGAACATTCCAATGCCAGGATTGAACGCTTCTTGCAACTATCCGCAAACGATAACTGGAGAATAGCCGTGCCAAGCTCACCGGCGAGTATGTTCCACCTTTTAAGAACTCAAGTGAAATATCCATTTCATACACCGTTAATTATTTTTACGCCAAAAAGTTTATTAAGGCATCCGGAGTGTGTTAACGATCTTAAAACACTTGCAGAAGGAAAATTTCAGCCTGTTATTGATGATGATAGTGCACAAGCAAAAAATGTTAAACGGATTATATTTTGCTCCGGCAAAGTTTATTATGATCTCAAGGCTTATAAAACTCAAAACAAGCGCAAAGATGTGGCGATTGTACGAACAGAGCTTCTTTATCCATTCCCTGAAAAAGAGATTGCTGACATATTGAAGAAATATAAGAATGCAGAAAACATTTTATATGTTCAGGAAGAGCCCGAAAACTACGGTGCCTGGCCATTCTTTAAAAACTGGTTTGGTATCGATGGTTTAAAAGGAGTGTACAGAAAAGCGGGTGCTGCCCCTGCTACAGGTTTCCATAAGCAACATGCCGTTGAACAGAATGAAATTGTACAAAAAGCATTTTCGGATTGA
- a CDS encoding carbon-nitrogen hydrolase family protein, giving the protein MENKIKIAAAQLTPVFLNRDATVRKACKAITEAGEKGCKLIVFPEAFISGYPDWVWLVPNSNGAVLNELYVKLVENAVSVPDNSTAMLCKAAKSANINVVIGMHERNSETSNASLFNSLLFISDEGEILGTHRKLIPTGGERLIWAQGDGCTLKSYSTSAGKIGGLICWENFMPLARNAIYEAGTQILASPTWDKSSNWLQSMQHTAREGGLFVVSTCMAIRMNDIPDEYNFKKLYPAGRDWINPGNSAIIAPNGQLLAGPLEAEEGILYADIDHQQIIAAKRMFDVVGHYSRPDVFNFSVKGEK; this is encoded by the coding sequence ATGGAAAACAAAATAAAGATAGCTGCAGCACAATTAACCCCAGTGTTTTTAAACAGAGATGCGACAGTTCGCAAAGCTTGTAAGGCAATTACTGAAGCAGGTGAAAAGGGTTGCAAACTAATTGTATTTCCCGAGGCATTTATTTCAGGATATCCCGATTGGGTCTGGCTTGTTCCAAACAGCAATGGTGCCGTTTTAAATGAACTTTATGTAAAACTGGTTGAAAATGCTGTTTCTGTTCCGGACAACTCTACAGCAATGCTGTGCAAGGCTGCAAAATCTGCAAATATAAATGTTGTAATTGGTATGCATGAACGCAATTCTGAAACAAGCAACGCCAGTCTTTTTAATAGTCTGTTGTTTATCAGCGATGAGGGAGAAATATTAGGTACCCATAGAAAGCTAATCCCAACGGGTGGCGAACGGCTTATTTGGGCTCAGGGCGATGGCTGTACACTTAAATCATATTCCACATCTGCCGGTAAAATTGGTGGATTAATTTGTTGGGAAAATTTTATGCCCTTGGCAAGGAATGCAATTTATGAAGCAGGTACGCAGATACTTGCATCACCAACCTGGGATAAAAGTTCTAATTGGCTGCAATCCATGCAACATACAGCCAGAGAGGGCGGCTTATTTGTGGTCAGCACCTGTATGGCTATCCGGATGAATGATATTCCGGATGAGTATAATTTTAAAAAACTTTATCCTGCAGGCAGGGATTGGATTAATCCAGGTAACAGTGCAATTATAGCGCCAAATGGTCAACTTTTAGCCGGACCGTTGGAAGCAGAAGAGGGCATTCTTTATGCGGATATTGATCATCAGCAAATTATTGCAGCAAAACGAATGTTCGATGTGGTCGGGCATTATTCACGCCCGGATGTTTTTAATTTTAGCGTAAAAGGCGAGAAATGA
- a CDS encoding DUF4242 domain-containing protein has translation MPLYMDIHTVDSDDFSVEDVVKAHMQDLAIQERFGVTQIKYWVNVDAKTLFCLMEGPDKDACNKVHKESHGNTACNIIEVSDDEFNLFLGQGKSVNDLAYTNSGEIDTGYRTILLLNYADFTVKYINVYKEISNLVEQNNGTIVVQPDDEIMVSFVLASEAMLCAEAVVNLLKSVKNNLEFSISLVSGRPVDEHGKDLFEETKKKTQDICNLGFNKTIYLDYETKALAEKEKITSKVNIEDFKTIQKEDFSFLLQVSEELKNNLINPEFKSDNLHELLGLSKSQTYRKIKSLTGLAPNQLIQEARLILSLKQIKKSGKTISEIAYDSGFNSPTYFAKIFKKRFGSTPTDFSSISKN, from the coding sequence ATGCCACTATATATGGATATTCACACGGTCGATTCCGATGATTTTTCGGTTGAAGATGTTGTAAAAGCACACATGCAGGACTTGGCCATCCAGGAAAGGTTTGGCGTTACTCAAATAAAATACTGGGTAAATGTAGATGCCAAAACCCTGTTCTGCCTAATGGAAGGACCGGACAAAGATGCCTGCAATAAAGTTCATAAAGAATCTCATGGGAATACAGCCTGCAATATAATTGAAGTCTCGGATGATGAATTTAATCTATTTCTTGGGCAGGGTAAAAGTGTAAACGATTTAGCGTACACAAATTCAGGGGAAATTGATACTGGATACCGTACAATCCTTTTGCTCAATTATGCGGATTTTACCGTCAAGTATATTAATGTGTATAAAGAGATTTCAAACTTAGTTGAACAAAATAATGGCACAATTGTCGTTCAGCCCGATGATGAAATTATGGTTTCTTTTGTTTTAGCGAGCGAGGCAATGCTCTGTGCTGAGGCAGTTGTAAATTTATTAAAATCTGTTAAAAATAATCTTGAGTTTAGTATTTCTTTAGTTAGCGGAAGACCGGTTGATGAGCATGGAAAAGATTTATTTGAGGAAACAAAAAAGAAAACTCAGGATATTTGTAATTTAGGTTTTAATAAAACAATTTATCTTGATTATGAAACTAAAGCCCTTGCTGAAAAAGAAAAGATTACTTCCAAAGTAAACATCGAAGATTTTAAAACAATCCAAAAAGAAGACTTCAGTTTTTTACTTCAGGTATCAGAAGAATTAAAGAATAACTTAATCAATCCTGAATTTAAAAGTGATAATTTGCATGAACTACTTGGCCTAAGTAAATCACAAACCTACCGCAAAATAAAATCATTAACAGGTCTGGCTCCAAATCAGCTAATTCAGGAAGCGAGACTTATACTATCCTTAAAACAAATCAAAAAAAGCGGTAAAACTATTTCTGAAATTGCATATGATTCCGGTTTTAACAGCCCAACCTATTTCGCAAAAATTTTCAAGAAAAGATTTGGTAGTACACCCACCGATTTTAGCAGTATTTCTAAAAATTAA
- a CDS encoding antibiotic biosynthesis monooxygenase: MIKRIWHGWTTQDNAEKYFDVLIKTVIPGIEEKKISGYKGFEVLRKENGDEVEFVTIITFESLQNVIDFQGEDYTVAYVPDAARVVLKRWDQHCLHYESLK; the protein is encoded by the coding sequence GTGATAAAAAGAATATGGCATGGATGGACAACTCAGGATAATGCAGAAAAGTATTTTGATGTACTCATAAAAACGGTTATTCCAGGCATTGAAGAAAAGAAAATCTCTGGATATAAGGGATTTGAAGTGCTTCGAAAAGAGAATGGTGATGAGGTTGAATTCGTTACTATAATTACATTTGAGTCATTGCAAAATGTCATCGATTTCCAGGGAGAGGATTACACTGTTGCATATGTACCGGATGCTGCACGGGTAGTATTAAAACGATGGGATCAACATTGTTTGCACTACGAATCCCTCAAATAA
- a CDS encoding VanZ family protein: MPSYQINMILVILEFPLAGQLIKYLLHAFENSFMLFENNSRQDGSFKLLGTALFAYMLIIILVITLAPFRYHVPQKLAIFWFWDVKEVLQNIFLFTPFGFLIHSIIGEKSRFYLAKVYLLGLALSSFIEFNQFFIYTRMTSLIDIAANSFGSLVGAFFYVQFKKRLSKASGKIILEIPLMNLLFLLIPLLWLSSLAIGKEVQRIWLILPLGLMGAILISEIYLNRIYSKTYFNRILFFLFFFAWFIISTFPALVEFPKTILAFCLICVAFIAVRFLLQKQKMASEQRFELRTLIKIVPLYCFYIIILNRWPIRSFDSNYSFSFVQPELFSTSDLDFIIRTIQLFSSFTIVGYTLYQYINRRKPRNITAKLIFSLLAISMIIEMPRGFNPSQVAVFTNIFFNFFWGLFGALIYILQLHYFKSIQNEKKEVQLELDFDTKSIVRRKRAS, encoded by the coding sequence ATGCCGAGTTATCAAATCAATATGATTTTAGTAATTCTTGAATTTCCACTTGCAGGCCAATTAATAAAGTACCTGTTACATGCGTTCGAAAATAGTTTTATGCTTTTTGAAAATAACTCTCGGCAAGATGGCAGTTTTAAGCTATTAGGTACGGCCTTATTTGCTTATATGCTGATAATAATTCTGGTGATAACCCTTGCACCTTTTCGGTACCACGTTCCGCAAAAGCTGGCCATATTCTGGTTTTGGGATGTAAAAGAGGTTTTGCAGAATATTTTCCTTTTTACACCATTTGGCTTTCTTATCCATTCTATTATAGGTGAAAAGAGCCGTTTTTACCTGGCCAAAGTTTATTTATTGGGTCTGGCACTAAGCAGCTTTATCGAGTTTAACCAATTTTTTATATACACAAGAATGACCAGCCTTATTGATATAGCAGCCAATTCTTTTGGTTCATTGGTTGGTGCCTTCTTTTATGTGCAGTTTAAAAAAAGGCTTTCCAAAGCTTCGGGTAAAATTATTCTTGAAATACCGTTGATGAACCTGTTGTTTTTATTAATTCCTTTACTTTGGCTAAGCAGCCTGGCCATCGGAAAAGAGGTACAGAGAATTTGGTTGATTTTACCACTTGGATTGATGGGAGCTATTTTAATAAGTGAAATATATCTGAACCGCATTTATTCCAAAACATATTTTAACAGGATACTTTTTTTTCTTTTCTTTTTTGCATGGTTTATCATCAGCACTTTTCCAGCACTTGTTGAATTTCCAAAAACGATTCTCGCTTTTTGTTTGATTTGCGTTGCATTTATAGCAGTTCGTTTTCTGCTTCAAAAACAGAAAATGGCCTCGGAGCAGCGTTTTGAGTTAAGGACTCTTATAAAAATTGTACCGCTGTATTGCTTTTATATAATCATATTAAACCGGTGGCCAATAAGATCGTTTGATAGCAATTACTCTTTTAGCTTTGTTCAGCCCGAACTATTTTCCACGTCAGATCTGGATTTTATTATCCGTACTATCCAACTTTTTTCATCCTTTACAATTGTTGGTTATACGCTGTATCAATATATAAACCGAAGAAAGCCGCGTAACATTACAGCCAAATTGATTTTTTCTCTTTTGGCAATTTCGATGATTATTGAAATGCCACGTGGGTTCAATCCATCACAAGTAGCTGTTTTCACAAATATTTTTTTCAATTTCTTTTGGGGATTATTTGGTGCATTGATTTACATTTTGCAGCTTCACTATTTTAAATCCATTCAAAATGAGAAAAAGGAAGTACAGTTGGAATTGGACTTCGATACAAAAAGTATAGTCCGGCGCAAACGGGCTTCTTAG
- a CDS encoding YitT family protein has protein sequence MKKQILKDYFFIMFGATLMGLSISVFMIDARVVPGGVSGIAMALHFINENIPTGLALWLMNIPLFVWGIKELGWGFARRTIFGFSISAFSIDLFHGDFPGLEFFALNKSEAIVDLLQNDFLFLIIIGAVLLGVGMGFVLKHQGTTGGADVVAAILQRRFGYKPGNSIMVMNFFIITFATAVIYINNLSPNRPAISLAFYALMLTFIISRIVDVMIDGFDYARSALIISEKGEEIADAIMNRMSRGATALKGRGLYRNTDREILMTVITRREIIMLESLIKEIDPDAFVIISTVHEVLGEGFKRRA, from the coding sequence ATGAAAAAACAAATCTTAAAAGATTACTTTTTTATAATGTTTGGCGCTACACTTATGGGGCTTTCCATTTCTGTATTTATGATTGATGCAAGGGTTGTTCCTGGCGGGGTTTCCGGTATTGCCATGGCTCTCCATTTTATTAATGAAAACATTCCCACGGGATTGGCATTATGGCTGATGAATATACCTTTGTTTGTTTGGGGTATTAAAGAACTTGGCTGGGGTTTTGCCCGGCGAACTATTTTTGGCTTCAGCATAAGCGCTTTTTCAATTGACCTTTTTCACGGTGATTTTCCGGGCTTGGAATTCTTTGCCTTAAATAAAAGTGAAGCAATTGTTGATTTGCTGCAAAATGATTTTCTTTTTCTAATCATTATCGGTGCAGTTTTGCTTGGCGTGGGTATGGGTTTTGTATTAAAACATCAGGGGACAACCGGTGGCGCCGATGTAGTGGCCGCTATTTTACAGCGCCGCTTTGGCTACAAACCCGGCAATTCCATTATGGTAATGAATTTTTTTATTATTACTTTTGCCACAGCGGTTATTTATATCAATAATTTATCACCCAACAGACCCGCTATCTCATTGGCATTTTATGCCCTGATGTTAACATTTATAATCTCGCGGATTGTTGATGTTATGATTGATGGCTTTGATTATGCACGATCTGCTTTAATAATCTCTGAAAAAGGCGAAGAAATTGCCGATGCCATAATGAATCGTATGTCACGTGGTGCTACAGCTTTAAAAGGTCGTGGTTTGTATCGTAATACAGATCGTGAAATTTTGATGACTGTTATTACCCGGCGCGAAATAATCATGCTGGAATCGTTGATAAAAGAAATAGATCCGGATGCATTTGTAATCATCAGTACAGTTCACGAAGTTTTAGGCGAGGGTTTTAAACGCCGGGCTTAA
- a CDS encoding cyclic nucleotide-binding domain-containing protein, producing MKNSITLILHILSSFATAVIAFILPLKLVLVVEAEIVLPVYLLISTILILDFLNNLKEYRQRKNESSPQEILEHKHNAFLLAIDFIGILPLGIIFTPIVGILQLLKIIRIAQYQSVWNRRAVRLGDYQKLAFFVFWIFIITHWLACGWLALHNYGSISDTTTLYVRSLYWTVVTLTTVGYGDIVPSTNIETAYSMVVMIFGVGIYGYVIGNIAKILSTTDPAKMAFQNNMDSLKAFVKYRELPITLQHRIRDYYAYLWKKRLGYDESGFLENLPTGLKNEVALHLKRKIIDKIPLFKETGEEFLNDIALNLKPVIYTPGDFIISEGEEGHEMFLVIKGEIKIFKNGTPDKSIILKDGSFVGEIALLRNEPRMANVQAITYTDLYKLEREVFESVLSQHPEIAKKIKDTAEARIKMNTSD from the coding sequence ATGAAAAACTCCATAACTCTAATCCTGCATATATTAAGTAGCTTTGCCACCGCAGTTATTGCTTTTATTTTGCCCTTAAAACTTGTCTTAGTTGTCGAAGCAGAAATTGTTCTACCTGTTTATCTTTTGATTTCAACAATCCTTATTTTAGATTTTTTAAACAATCTGAAAGAATATCGCCAACGTAAAAACGAATCCTCACCGCAGGAGATATTGGAGCATAAACATAACGCATTTCTTTTAGCGATTGATTTTATTGGTATTTTACCGCTTGGAATAATTTTTACTCCAATTGTTGGAATCCTTCAATTGCTCAAAATCATCCGTATCGCACAGTATCAATCCGTTTGGAACAGACGTGCTGTCAGGTTGGGCGATTATCAGAAACTGGCCTTTTTTGTCTTTTGGATTTTTATTATCACCCATTGGTTGGCATGCGGTTGGTTGGCTCTACACAATTATGGTTCAATATCTGATACTACAACGTTATATGTCCGGTCCCTTTATTGGACGGTTGTAACACTAACAACAGTTGGTTATGGCGATATCGTCCCAAGCACAAATATTGAAACAGCATATTCTATGGTTGTGATGATTTTTGGTGTTGGTATTTATGGCTATGTAATTGGTAATATTGCCAAAATTCTTTCCACAACAGATCCTGCTAAAATGGCTTTTCAAAATAATATGGATAGCCTGAAAGCTTTCGTAAAATACCGGGAACTACCGATAACATTACAGCACCGTATTCGTGATTATTATGCATATCTTTGGAAAAAGCGATTGGGTTATGATGAATCCGGTTTTTTAGAAAACCTGCCTACCGGTTTAAAAAATGAAGTTGCGCTGCACTTAAAACGCAAGATAATAGACAAGATACCGTTATTTAAAGAAACAGGTGAAGAATTCTTGAATGATATCGCCCTGAACCTTAAGCCTGTCATTTATACACCAGGAGATTTTATTATCTCGGAAGGTGAAGAAGGTCATGAAATGTTTCTTGTAATAAAAGGAGAAATTAAAATCTTTAAAAACGGTACGCCTGATAAGTCAATTATTTTAAAAGACGGTTCGTTTGTTGGTGAGATTGCCCTGTTGCGCAATGAACCGCGTATGGCCAATGTTCAGGCCATTACTTATACAGATTTATATAAGTTGGAACGCGAGGTGTTTGAATCAGTTTTGTCTCAACACCCTGAGATTGCAAAAAAGATAAAAGATACAGCTGAAGCCCGTATTAAGATGAACACTAGTGATTAA